A genomic segment from Chanos chanos chromosome 2, fChaCha1.1, whole genome shotgun sequence encodes:
- the mllt11 gene encoding protein AF1q, producing MLDTASNQYDSFLFWRQPIPALDLSELEDLGLCESKPVKCTQHTKTQKSSPNHQEQKEEEMELSDFTTFNYWKEPIPRIDTLDFNLIL from the coding sequence ATGCTGGACACTGCTAGCAACCAGTATGACTCCTTCTTATTTTGGAGGCAGCCCATTCCAGCGCTTGACCTCTCAGAACTTGAGGACTTGGGCTTGTGTGAGTCAAAACCAGTCAAATGCACTcagcacacaaagacacagaagaGCTCCCCAAACCATCAagagcagaaggaggaggagatggaatTGTCTGATTTCACCACTTTCAACTACTGGAAGGAGCCCATCCCTCGTATTGACACCTTGGATTTTAATCTGATCCTGTGA